The sequence GGCACCGTCTTCGGGTACGACGCCTTCCGGGGCGACCAGCAGGAGATCGTCGAGCACGTCATCGGCGGCGGCGACGCGCTGGTGCTCATGCCCACGGGCGGTGGCAAGTCGCTCTGCTACCAGATCCCGAGCCTCGTCCGCGAGGGCACGGGCGTGGTCATCTCGCCGCTCATCGCGCTCATGCAGGACCAGGTCGACGCCCTCCGCGCCGTCGGCGTGCGGGCCGCGTTCCTCAACTCCACGCAGGACCTCGAGACCAGCCGCGAGGTCGAGCGCGCCCTGCTCGACGGCGACCTCGACCTGCTCTACCTCGCGCCCGAGCGCCTCATCCTCGACCGGATGGGGCGCCTCCTCGACGAGGCGCGCATCGCCCTCTTCGCCATCGACGAGGCGCACTGCGTCTCCCAGTGGGGCCACGACTTCCGCAAGGACTACCTCGCGCTGTCCATGCTCCAGGAGCGCTGGCCCGAGGTCCCGCGCATCGCGCTCACCGCCACGGCCAACGAGGCCACGCACGCCGACATCACGGCGCGCCTCGGCCTCCAGGACGCGCGCCACTTCGTCTCCTCCTTCGACCGGCCGAACATCCGCTACCGCATCGTGCCCAAGGCCGAGCCGCGCAAGCAGCTGGTCGACCTCATCCGGAACGAGCACGCGGGCGACGCCGGCATCGTCTACTGCCTGAGCCGGAAGACCGTGGAGCAGACGGCCGAGGCGCTGAACAAGCAGGGGATCACCGCGCTGCCGTACCACGCGGGCCTCGACGCCGCCGTGCGCCAGCGCAACCAGGCGCGCTTCCTCCGCGAGGACGGCATCGTCATGTGCGCCACCATCGCGTTCGGCATGGGGATAGACAAGCCGGACGTGCGCTTCGTCGCCCACATCGACCTGCCGAAGTCCATCGAGGGCTACTACCAGGAGACCGGTCGCGCGGGCCGCGACGGCCTCCCGTCCACCGCCTGGCTCGCCTACGGCCTGCAGGACGTGGTGCAGCAGCGCCGCATGATCGACCAGTCCGAGGGCGACGCGCAGCACCGCCGCCGGCTGTCGCAGCACCTCGACGCGATGCTCGCGCTGTGCGAGACCGTCGGCTGCCGCCGCGTGCAGCTCCTCCGCTACTTCGGCGAGGAGACGGGTCCCTGCGGCAACTGCGACACCTGCCTCGAGCCGGTCGAGACGTGGGACGCGACGGTGCCGTCGCAGAAGCTCCTGTCCACCATCGTGCGGCTGCAGCGTGAGCGCGGCCAGCGCTTCGGGGCCGCGCACCTCATCGACATCCTGCTCGGCAATGCGACCGACCGCGTGCGCCAGCAGGGGCACGACCAGCTCGCCACCTTCGGCATCGGCACCGAGCTCACCGACGTGCAGTGGCGCGGCGTCGTCCGCCAGCTGCTCGCGCAGGGCCTCCTCGGCGTGAGCGACGACGGCTACGGCACCCTCGTCATCACGGCGGGCAGCGGCGACGTGCTCACCGGATCCCGCCAGGTGCCCATGCGGCAGGAGCCCGAGCGCATCGTGCGCGGCCGCGGCACGCGCACCACCCGGGCCAAGGGCGGCCAGGTCGTCGACCTGCCCGAGGAGGCGCAGGGCCTGTTCGAGGCCCTCCGCGCGTGGCGCTCGGAGCAGGCGAAGGAGCAGGGCGTGCCCGCGTACGTCGTGTTCGCCGACGTCACGCTGCGCGAGGTCGCCACCGTGCGCCCGCAGGATCTCGGGCAGCTCGCCGGCATCACGGGCGTCGGCCAGAAGAAGCTCGACACCTACGGCGAGGGGCTCCTCGCGGTGGTCGCCGCGGGATCCGACGCCGCCGGGTAGCGCCGAGGGCGGGGGAGAGGGACCCGATCCCGAGCCTCGAGGGCTGCGGGACCGGGCCGCGCACACGGCCGACTTTTACCCGAAGACCGGCCCGGCGCTGGCGGGACAGCTCACCCGAAGAGCTGTCGCCGTTGCCCACGATCGTACTGGTCCGACCGTCCGCCCCATGCGGGCTGTGGGCAGTCGGTGCGAGCGGTGCCCGTCCGTCCCGCTGACGGCGCCCGGGCGTCGCCCTGATGTAAACAGCGTGTAACGGGAGGTCGCGGACGCGACCCGGCCATTGCCAACACCCGTACGCGTATTTGTAATATGTCACCTACCACCGGCCACCCGAGGCGGGGCGAGGGAGTGACATGGCAGTCAGCGGAGCAGGCGCGGACGACATCCGCGCCGCAGCACGTCGCCCGGCCGTGCTCCCCACCACCGGATCCCGGCAGCCGCTCGGGGCCGGGGAGGTCGCCCTGGAGGGCGGCCTGCTCGGCGCGTGGCAGGAGCGCAACCGGGAGCGGACCATCCCGCACGCGATCGCGTCGATGGCCGCCGCCGGCAACCTCGACGACCTCCGCGCGGCGGTGGACGGCCCCGGCGAGCGGCCCGTGCCGCGCTATCCGTTCCTCGACACCGACGTCTACAAGACCCTCGAGGGCGTCGCGTACGAGGTCGGGCGCGGCGTCGCCACCCCGGGGATGCGCGCCTTCCTCGCCGAGGCGACGGACGTGCTCGAGCGCGTGCAGGCCGACGACGGCTACATCGGCTCGTACGTGCAGCGGCCCGGATCCGACCGCGAGCCCTGGTCGGACCTCGCCTGGGGCCACGAGCTCTACAACCTCGGGCACCTGATCCAGGCCGCCGTCGCCGACTCCCGGCAGGGCGGCGAGGGCCGCCTCCTCGCGGTCGCCCGCCGGTTCGCCGACGCCGCGGTGCGGGAGTTCGGCCCCGACGGGCGCGCCGAGGTGTGCGGGCACCCCGAGGTCGAGATGGCGCTCGTCGAGCTGCACCGCGAGACGGGGGAGCGCGCGTACCTCGACCTCGCGTCCGCGTTCGTCGACCGGCGCGGCCACGGCACGGTCGCCACGCGGATCTTCCCGGCCGAGTACTTCCAGGACGCGCATCCGTTCCGGGAGATGCCCGCCGTCACGGGTCACGCCGTGCGC is a genomic window of Clavibacter capsici containing:
- the recQ gene encoding DNA helicase RecQ translates to MTSTPPAPAGSPALAPALERLGTVFGYDAFRGDQQEIVEHVIGGGDALVLMPTGGGKSLCYQIPSLVREGTGVVISPLIALMQDQVDALRAVGVRAAFLNSTQDLETSREVERALLDGDLDLLYLAPERLILDRMGRLLDEARIALFAIDEAHCVSQWGHDFRKDYLALSMLQERWPEVPRIALTATANEATHADITARLGLQDARHFVSSFDRPNIRYRIVPKAEPRKQLVDLIRNEHAGDAGIVYCLSRKTVEQTAEALNKQGITALPYHAGLDAAVRQRNQARFLREDGIVMCATIAFGMGIDKPDVRFVAHIDLPKSIEGYYQETGRAGRDGLPSTAWLAYGLQDVVQQRRMIDQSEGDAQHRRRLSQHLDAMLALCETVGCRRVQLLRYFGEETGPCGNCDTCLEPVETWDATVPSQKLLSTIVRLQRERGQRFGAAHLIDILLGNATDRVRQQGHDQLATFGIGTELTDVQWRGVVRQLLAQGLLGVSDDGYGTLVITAGSGDVLTGSRQVPMRQEPERIVRGRGTRTTRAKGGQVVDLPEEAQGLFEALRAWRSEQAKEQGVPAYVVFADVTLREVATVRPQDLGQLAGITGVGQKKLDTYGEGLLAVVAAGSDAAG